A part of Rhodamnia argentea isolate NSW1041297 chromosome 8, ASM2092103v1, whole genome shotgun sequence genomic DNA contains:
- the LOC125312574 gene encoding actin-depolymerizing factor 1-like isoform X1 — protein sequence MVFQCPRQGQPWRRRPQKDQLANAASGMAVHDDCKLRFLDLKAKRTYRFIVFKIEEKQKQVIVEKLGEPTDSYEDFSASLPADECRYAVYDFDYVTEENCQKSRIIFIAWSPDTSKVRNKMIYASSKDRFKRELDGIQVELQATDPTEMGLDVIRSRST from the exons ATG GTTTTTCAGTGCCCACGGCAGGGGCAACCTTGGAGAAGGAGACCTCAGAAAGATCAGTTA GCAAATGCAGCTTCAGGTATGGCAGTGCATGACGATTGCAAGTTGAGGTTCTTAGATTTGAAGGCAAAGAGGACCTACCGTTTCATAGTGTTTAAAATTGAGGAGAAGCAAAAGCAAGTAATTGTTGAGAAACTTGGAGAACCTACTGATAGCTATGAAGATTTCAGTGCCAGCCTTCCTGCGGATGAGTGTAGATATGCTGTGTATGACTTTGATTATGTGACTGAAGAGAATTGTCAAAAGAGCAGGATTATATTCATTGCCTG GTCCCCTGACACTTCTAAAGTAAGAAACAAGATGATTTATGCAAGTTCCAAAGACAGGTTCAAGAGAGAGTTGGATGGTATCCAGGTTGAGTTGCAGGCTACTGATCCAACAGAGATGGGCCTTGACGTTATTAGGAGCCGCTCcacttaa
- the LOC125312574 gene encoding actin-depolymerizing factor 2-like isoform X2: MANAASGMAVHDDCKLRFLDLKAKRTYRFIVFKIEEKQKQVIVEKLGEPTDSYEDFSASLPADECRYAVYDFDYVTEENCQKSRIIFIAWSPDTSKVRNKMIYASSKDRFKRELDGIQVELQATDPTEMGLDVIRSRST, encoded by the exons ATG GCAAATGCAGCTTCAGGTATGGCAGTGCATGACGATTGCAAGTTGAGGTTCTTAGATTTGAAGGCAAAGAGGACCTACCGTTTCATAGTGTTTAAAATTGAGGAGAAGCAAAAGCAAGTAATTGTTGAGAAACTTGGAGAACCTACTGATAGCTATGAAGATTTCAGTGCCAGCCTTCCTGCGGATGAGTGTAGATATGCTGTGTATGACTTTGATTATGTGACTGAAGAGAATTGTCAAAAGAGCAGGATTATATTCATTGCCTG GTCCCCTGACACTTCTAAAGTAAGAAACAAGATGATTTATGCAAGTTCCAAAGACAGGTTCAAGAGAGAGTTGGATGGTATCCAGGTTGAGTTGCAGGCTACTGATCCAACAGAGATGGGCCTTGACGTTATTAGGAGCCGCTCcacttaa
- the LOC125312574 gene encoding actin-depolymerizing factor 2-like isoform X3, which produces MAVHDDCKLRFLDLKAKRTYRFIVFKIEEKQKQVIVEKLGEPTDSYEDFSASLPADECRYAVYDFDYVTEENCQKSRIIFIAWSPDTSKVRNKMIYASSKDRFKRELDGIQVELQATDPTEMGLDVIRSRST; this is translated from the exons ATGGCAGTGCATGACGATTGCAAGTTGAGGTTCTTAGATTTGAAGGCAAAGAGGACCTACCGTTTCATAGTGTTTAAAATTGAGGAGAAGCAAAAGCAAGTAATTGTTGAGAAACTTGGAGAACCTACTGATAGCTATGAAGATTTCAGTGCCAGCCTTCCTGCGGATGAGTGTAGATATGCTGTGTATGACTTTGATTATGTGACTGAAGAGAATTGTCAAAAGAGCAGGATTATATTCATTGCCTG GTCCCCTGACACTTCTAAAGTAAGAAACAAGATGATTTATGCAAGTTCCAAAGACAGGTTCAAGAGAGAGTTGGATGGTATCCAGGTTGAGTTGCAGGCTACTGATCCAACAGAGATGGGCCTTGACGTTATTAGGAGCCGCTCcacttaa
- the LOC115725848 gene encoding pentatricopeptide repeat-containing protein At2g39620-like, which produces MRKNTFLRLLSSCKNLSSLLKVHARLIVAGLGPVASATTHLINSYSSLQRCDLARSVLDSAPTPTTVSWNSMIRAYSRSNRHQEALKMYRSMVDRGLEPDGYTFTFVLKACTGAQDLQEGALIRREVCRRGLERDVFICTGLIDMYCKAGDLESAREIFDKLPVRDVVAWNSMMAGLSHSSDPLEALALFKRMQWTGVVPHSVSLLNLFPAVSRLADVDSCRCMHAYGIRMDFGSEVSNALIDTYSKCGDVESARLVFDLIHTRDDVSWSTMMAGYAHNGCFTEVLGLYDGMKEMDLQMNKVSVISALLAAGEIRDLEKGKEIHQCAKKRAIDMDVLVATPIITMYAKCGELEKAEKLLKGLPERDLVASSALIAVLVQSGHPEKALSVLKDMENENIKPNDVTLITILPVCTGLSSLRLGKSIHCYAIKADVGSGFSMGTALVSMYAKCGHFSYAHVIFDTMQYKDVVTWNALINGYSQNGELDRAIEMYQKLQFSGLHPDAGTMVGLIPACALLNDLKQGTSVHALSIKNGFDSDRHVNCALIDMYCKCSNLPSALSLFNRLDFIRDKVSWNIMIAAFTRNGDANKALSAFCQMRLEHHQPNLVTYVSILPAAAYLAALREGMSYHSCIVKMGFLSYVAVGNSLVDMYAKCGKIDLSKRCFDEMENKDTVSWNSMLAGYAVHGQGDHAVALFLLMQKNHIEVDYVSYVNVLSACRHAGLIEEGKKIFHTMQEECRIQPDVEHYACMVDLLGRAGLFDETLCLLEKMPMEPDAGVWGALLGASMMHSNVELGEVALKHLTEIEPENPTNFVVLSNMYAQSSRWADAGKRRLNLKDTGMKKTPGCSWFEVKDRTHAFLMGDSNQP; this is translated from the coding sequence ATGCGCAAGAACACCTTCCTTCGTCTGCTGTCTTCATGCAAGAACCTGAGCTCTCTCCTCAAAGTCCACGCGCGCCTGATCGTCGCGGGCCTCGGTCCAGTCGCCTCCGCGACTACCCACCTCATCAACTCCTACTCTTCGCTTCAAAGATGCGACCTTGCTCGCTCCGTCCTCGATTCCGCCCCGACTCCGACCACTGTATCGTGGAACTCCATGATAAGAGCTTATTCGAGATCGAACCGACACCAGGAGGCTCTGAAGATGTACCGTTCCATGGTGGACAGAGGCTTGGAACCAGACGGGTATACTTTCACTTTCGTTTTGAAGGCTTGTACTGGTGCTCAGGATTTGCAGGAGGGTGCTTTGATCCGCCGTGAAGTTTGTCGCAGAGGTCTGGAGAGGGATGTGTTTATATGCACTGGTCTGATAGACATGTATTGTAAAGCAGGGGATCTGGAGAGTGCACGagagatatttgataaattgCCTGTGAGAGATGTTGTCGCCTGGAACTCAATGATGGCCGGGCTATCACATAGCTCGGATCCTCTTGAGGCTTTGGCACTTTTTAAGAGAATGCAGTGGACAGGAGTGGTTCCCCATTCGGTCAGCCTGTTGAATTTGTTTCCAGCTGTTTCAAGATTGGCAGATGTTGATTCGTGCAGATGTATGCATGCCTACGGGATTAGGATGGATTTTGGCTCGGAAGTTTCGAATGCTTTGATTGACACATATTCCAAGTGTGGGGATGTAGAGTCGGCTCGCCTAGTTTTTGACCTCATTCATACTCGAGATGATGTTTCATGGAGTACTATGATGGCGGGCTATGCTCATAATGGATGTTTCACTGAGGTTCTGGGTTTATATGACGGCATGAAAGAGATGGATCTTCAGATGAATAAGGTCTCTGTCATAAGTGCTCTATTAGCTGCAGGGGAGATTAGAGATTTAGAGAAGGGAAAGGAGATACATCAGTGTGCCAAAAAACGAGCTATTGACATGGATGTTCTTGTTGCTACTCCAATTATAACAATGTACGCAAAGTGTGGAGAGTTGGAGAAAGCTGAAAAATTGCTTAAGGGGCTCCCAGAAAGGGATCTAGTTGCTTCGTCTGCACTCATTGCCGTTCTTGTCCAATCTGGTCATCCTGAAAAAGCATTATCTGTACTTAAAGATATGGAGAACGAAAACATTAAACCAAATGATGTAACTCTGATCACTATCCTCCCAGTCTGCACTGGACTATCTTCTCTGAGATTAGGCAAGAGCATACACTGTTATGCCATCAAGGCTGATGTTGGTTCTGGCTTTTCAATGGGAACAGCCCTAGTGTCCATGTATGCTAAATGTGGACATTTTAGTTATGCACACGTTATATTTGACACCATGCAATATAAAGATGTTGTGACATGGAATGCTTTGATAAATGGGTATTCTCAGAATGGTGAATTGGACCGTGCAATTGAAATGTACCAGAAACTGCAGTTTTCTGGTTTGCACCCGGATGCTGGAACTATGGTGGGTTTGATACCAGCTTGTGCCCTCTTGAATGATCTCAAGCAAGGAACTTCTGTTCACGCTCTGAGTATTAAGAACGGGTTTGATTCTGATCGCCACGTTAATTGTGCACTCATTGACATGTATTGTAAGTGTAGCAATCTTCCCTCAGCATTGTCCTTGTTTAACAGACTGGATTTCATTAGGGACAAGGTATCTTGGAATATAATGATCGCCGCATTCACACGGAATGGAGATGCTAATAAAGCTTTATCTGCATTTTGTCAGATGAGATTGGAGCACCATCAGCCAAATTTAGTCACTTATGTGAGCATCCTTCCTGCAGCAGCATACTTGGCAGCCCTGAGAGAAGGGATGAGTTATCATTCTTGTATCGTCAAAATGGGATTTCTGTCATATGTCGCGGTCGGCAATAGTCTCGTTGACATGTATGCTAAGTGTGGCAAGATTGATTTGTCCAAGAGATGTTTCGATGAGATGGAAAACAAGGACACAGTCTCCTGGAATTCTATGCTGGCAGGATATGCAGTACATGGTCAAGGGGACCATGCCGTTGCACTTTTCTTGCTGATGCAAAAAAACCACATAGAAGTTGATTATGTGTCCTATGTCAATGTTTTGTCTGCTTGCAGACATGCAGGTTTgatagaagaaggaaagaaaattttccatactaTGCAAGAAGAATGCAGGATTCAGCCAGATGTGGAACATTATGCGTGCATGGTAGATTTGCTAGGCCGAGCTGGCTTATTTGATGAAACATTGTGTCTACTTGAGAAAATGCCAATGGAACCTGATGCTGGAGTCTGGGGAGCCTTATTGGGAGCCAGCATGATGCATTCTAATGTGGAGTTGGGCGAAGTTGCATTGAAGCATCTCACTGAAATTGAGCCTGAGAACCCGACAAACTTTGTAGTTTTATCAAACATGTATGCTCAATCTAGTAGGTGGGCAGATGCAGGAAAGAGAAGGTTAAATTTGAAAGACACCGGGATGAAGAAAACCCCTGGTTGTAGCTGGTTTGAAGTGAAAGACAGGACTCACGCATTTCTAATGGGTGACTCAAATCAGCCCTAA
- the LOC115725847 gene encoding elongator complex protein 1-like, whose product MKNLKLYSEVTLNLDLQSEEEAILFSAIDIERDRLFFASSGNRVYTAHLASFQNDEAWTSTSLPAEVDIIDLEPGDRITSFDYLMEKEALVLGTLNGLIILHSVDARTTEVVGRVDGGVSCISPSPDGDLLGIVTGFGQLLVMTHDWDLLHETTLEDSPEGADVLEHTISSGQMLESSISWRGDGKYFATLSESCNSPPSHKRLKVWERDLGAAHATSDMKAFIGSVLDWMPSGAKIAAVYDRKKENECPLLVLFERNGFERSSFSIDDRMDATVVMLKWNCDSDLLVTIVRSENYDSVRIWYCSNNHWYLKQEIRYPSQEGLKFMWHPTKPLQLICWTLSGRSTTYNLCWNTAVTENSTAFVVDGSRIRVTPLSISLLPPPMYLFSIKFSSTVRDVAVHFKSSRNLLAVGLSNGCLCILEPPQIDTWEELEGKEYSAEACSSETLFGSLLHLIWLDSHTLLSVSHYGVINAKYHGQNGLSGYHLEEIELVCSEDHVPSLMTCSGWHAKPIHGIPLQRPVISIASDPAKQSSAVIQFDGGNLFKYTSKSCMQGGAMKRCDFNFLSSCLWTSLVPIGGTSSESLPFGLDDMGRLQVSGKILCNNCSSFSFYSNRGDQVITHLIFATKQDLLFVVDTSDILHGDVESKYDSFIQVGNKRRDQGNRKYINIWERGAKIIGVLHGDEAAVLLQTTRGNLECIYPRKLVLASIVNALAEQRFRDALYMVRRHRIDFNVIIDYCGWQTFVQHAPEFVKEVNSLSHLTEFICAIKKENVTERLYENFIALPYINETKDEEARELKGFDPDNKVSSVLLAIRTAIQGQLAESPARELCILTTLARSDPPALEEALERIKVIREMELSGFDDPRRITFPSAEEALKHLLWLSDSEAIFEAALGLYDLNLAAMVALNSQKDPKEFLPFLQELQRMPDVMMQYTIDLKLKRHENALKHIASAGDAHYVDFMNLLKKNPQLFPLGLLLTTDPNKRNQVLEAWGDHLNDLKCFEDAATTYLCCSNLEKALKAYRSSGSWSGVLAVAGLLKLGKDETVQLAHELCEELQALGKPGEAAKIALEYCADVKSGVGLLITAREWEDALRISFLHRSEDLISEIRNASLECGGSLISEYEEGLEKVGKYLTRYLAVRQRRLLLAAKLRSDERSMADLDDDTASEASSSFSGMSAYTRGTRTGSTASIVSSTAGSKARESRRQRNRGKIRPGSPDEEMALVEHLKGMSLTNGAMRELRSLLICLVMLGEQEIARKLQRTGENFQLSQIAAVKLAEDTMPTDVMDEREQTLERYFHKARVELQNSEAFSWRCKVFVSP is encoded by the exons ATGAAGAACCTGAAGCTGTACTCAGAAGTCACTTTGAATCTCGACCTCCAGTCCGAGGAAGAAGCGATCTTGTTCTCTGCCATCGACATCGAGCGCGACCGATTGTTCTTCGCTTCCTCGGGGAATCGCGTATACACCGCTCACCTCGCTTCTTTTCAG AATGACGAAGCATGGACAAGTACCTCTCTACCGGCAGAAGTCGATATAATTGATTTGGAGCCAGGGGACCGCATTACTTCCTTTGATTATCTGATGGAGAAAGAAGCTCTGGTATTGGGTACATTGAATGGACTAATCATTCTACATAGTGTGGACGCAAGAACAACGGAAGTTGTGGGCAGAGTGGATGGTGGTGTCTCTTGCATTTCACCCAGTCCTGATGGAGATCTGCTCGGAATAGTCACTGGTTTTGGGCAGCTACTAGTGATGACGCATGATTGGGATTTATTGCATGAAACTACGTTGGAGGATTCTCCTGAAGGGGCTGACGTAC TTGAACATACCATTTCCTCTGGACAAATGCTTGAAAGTTCAATCTCTTGGCGAGGTGATGGGAAGTACTTTGCAACACTGAGCGAGTCATGCAATTCTCCTCCTTCTCATAAGAGGCTCAAGGTTTGGGAGCGAGACTTGGGGGCAGCTCATGCTACTTCTGATATGAAGGCCTTTATTGGAAGTGTCCTGGATTGGATGCCTAGTGGGGCTAAAATTGCTGCTGTTTATGAcaggaagaaggaaaatgagtGTCCACTGTTAGTTTTGTTTGAAAGAAATGGGTTCGAGAGAAGCTCATTTAGTATTGATGATCGGATGGATGCGACAGTAGTGATGTTGAAGTGGAATTGCGATTCAGACCTCCTTGTCACCATTGTCAGATCCGAAAACTATGACTCTGTTAGGATCTGGTACTGCAGCAATAATCATTGGTATTTAAAACAAGAAATTCGATACCCGAGCCAAGAAGGATTGAAGTTCATGTGGCATCCAACAAAACCGTTGCAGTTGATATGCTGGACTCTGAGTGGCAGGAGCACGACTTACAACTTGTGCTGGAATACAGCCGTCACGGAGAACTCGACAGCATTTGTTGTGGATGGATCTAGGATACGTGTAACCCCTCTTTCTATATCTCTTTTGCCCCCTCCGATGTACTTATTCAGCATTAAATTTTCGTCCACCGTTCGGGATGTTGCTGttcatttcaaaagttcaagaaactTGTTAGCTGTTGGTTTGTCAAATGGTTGTTTGTGTATTCTAGAGCCTCCGCAAATTGATACTTGGGAAGAACTAGAGGGCAAGGAATACAGTGCTGAAGCTTGTTCATCTGAAACATTATTTGGATCCTTACTACATCTTATCTGGTTGGATTCACACACTCTCCTCAGTGTGTCTCATTATGGTGTCATAAATGCTAAGTACCATGGTCAAAATGGGCTCTCTGGTTACCATCTGGAAGAAATAGAGCTTGTTTGTTCTGAAGATCATGTCCCAAGCTTAATGACATGTTCAGGCTGGCATGCAAAACCTATTCATGGAATTCCTTTACAAAGACCGGTTATTTCCATTGCTTCAGATCCTGCTAAGCAGTCTTCGGCAGTCATCCAGTTTGATGGTGGAAATTTGTTCAAATACACATCGAAATCATGTATGCAAGGAGGAGCTATGAAACGGTgtgattttaactttttatcATCTTGCCTTTGGACGAGTCTTGTTCCTATTGGTGGCACTTCTTCAGAATCTTTGCCTTTTGGACTTGACGACATGGGAAGGCTACAAGTTAGCGGGAAGATTTTGTGCAATAACTGCAGTAGTTTCTCATTTTACTCAAATCGTGGGGACCAAGTGATCACACACTTGATTTTTGCTACCAAACAAGATCTGCTTTTTGTTGTTGATACTAGCGATATATTGCATGGAGATGTGGAGTCAAAGTACGACAGTTTTATTCAGGTTGGTAACAAGAGACGGGATCAAGGAAACAGGAAATACATAAATATATGGGAGAGAGGAGCCAAGATTATCGGTGTCTTGCATGGAGATGAAGCTGCAGTTTTACTTCAGACAACTCGAGGAAATCTTGAGTGTATTTACCCTAGAAAGTTGGTTTTAGCTTCTATTGTCAATGCATTGGCTGAGCAGCGTTTTAGAGATGCACTGTATATGGTAAGGCGGCATAGAATAGACTTCAATGTTATCATTGACTACTGTGGCTGGCAAACATTTGTCCAACACGCTCCAGAATTTGTCAAGGAGGTCAACAGTTTAAGTCATTTAACTGAGTTCATTTGTgccataaagaaagaaaatgttacAGAGAGGCTATACGAGAATTTTATAGCTTTGCCTTACATAAACGAGACCAAAGATGAGGAGGCCAGAGAGCTGAAGGGCTTTGATCCCGATAACAAGGTCTCTTCAGTCCTCCTTGCGATAAGAACTGCTATTCAAGGACAACTAGCCGAAAGTCCTGCACGGGAGCTTTGCATATTAACCACTTTAGCACGAAGTGATCCTCCTGCTCTTGAGGAAGCTCTTGAGAGAATAAAAGTCATTCGTGAGATGGAATTGTCAGGGTTTGATGACCCACGAAGAATAACTTTTCCTTCAGCTGAAGAAGCTTTAAAGCATCTGCTCTGGTTATCAGATTCTGAGGCAATTTTTGAAGCTGCTCTGGGACTTTATGATCTAAATCTTGCTGCTATGGTTGCGCTGAACTCCCAGAAAGATCCTAAGgaatttcttcctttccttcaagAACTGCAACGCATGCCTGATGTCATGATGCAGTATACTATTGACCTTAAGTTGAAGAGGCATGAGAATGCTCTTAAGCACATTGCATCGGCTGGAGATGCTCATTATGTTGATTTTATGAACCTTCTaaagaaaaatcctcaacttttccCTTTGGGACTGCTACTGACTACTGATCCTAACAAGAGGAATCAAGTGCTTGAGGCATGGGGTGATCATCTCAATGATTTGAAATGTTTCGAGGACGCTGCAACTACTTATTTATGCTGCTCCAACTTAGAAAAAGCTTTGAAGGCTTACCGTTCCTCTGGTAGTTGGTCTGGTGTGCTTGCAGTTGCTGGTCTTTTGAAATTGGGGAAAGATGAGACTGTGCAACTGGCTCATGAGCTCTGTGAAGAACTCCAAGCCCTAGGGAAACCAGGTGAAGCTGCCAAAATCGCTTTGGAATATTGTGCAGATGTGAAATCTGGGGTGGGTTTATTAATTACTGCAAGGGAGTGGGAGGACGCTTTAAGGATCTCTTTTCTGCACAGGAGCGAGGATTTAATCTCTGAAATCAGGAATGCATCTCTTGAATGTGGGGGTTCACTCATAAGTGAGTATGAAGAAGGCTTGGAAAAAGTTGGGAAGTATTTAACCCGATACTTAGCTGTTCGGCAGAGAAGATTACTTCTTGCAGCAAAACTTCGGTCAGATGAACGATCAATGGCTGATCTTGACGATGATACCGCTTCCGAAGCTAGCAGTAGCTTCAGTGGAATGAGTGCTTACACCAGAGG GACAAGGACAGGCTCCACTGCTTCCATCGTCAGCTCTACTGCTGGTAGCAAAGCAAGAGAATCAAGGCGACAGAGAAACAGAGGGAAGATTCGACCTGGAAG CCCCGACGAGGAAATGGCCCTAGTAGAGCATCTGAAGGGCATGTCTTTAACCAATGGTGCTATGCGTGAGCTGCGATCTTTACTAATTTGCCTAGTGATGCTAGGCGAGCAAGAAATTGCTAGGAAATTGCAACGCACTGGAGAAAACTTTCAATTGTCCCAAATAGCTGCGGTCAAACTAGCCGAAGATACAATGCCCACTGATGTCATGGATGAGAGAGAGCAAACTTTGGAGCGTTACTTCCATAAAGCAAGGGTTGAATTGCAAAATTCGGAGGCTTTCTCCTGGCGTTGCAAGGTCTTCGTCTCTCCTTGA